A stretch of the Erinaceus europaeus chromosome 23, mEriEur2.1, whole genome shotgun sequence genome encodes the following:
- the LOC107523314 gene encoding zinc finger protein 14-like isoform X1: MAVSQCSVTYEDVTMIFTPEEWTLLNPSEKKLYRDVMWETFRNFLSVEKLQKDHSNKEQQHNHQGTKQSNTVKITDIKERSQSGEKTQGEEYNRVFNYSSHLQKHKIIHIREKLYECKHRKTFSQYSSFGEHKRVHRREKPYRQSTFLQKHKRTHSGEKPYECEEHSKTFGCPSHLQRHKITQSGEKLYECKQCSKTFRHSSNLQVHERTHSGEKPYECKQCSKAFSSSSSLRVHERTHSGEKPYECKQCCKTFRHSGHLQVHERTHSGEKPYECKQCSKTFSQASHLRVHERTHSGEKPYECIQCSKTFSCSSHLRVHERTHSGEKPYECKQCRKTFSQACHLRVHERIHSGEKPYECKLCRKMFSQAYHLRVHERIHSGEKPYECKQCRKMFSQAYHLRVHERIHSGEKPYECKQCR; the protein is encoded by the exons tgctcagtgacctatgaagatgtaactatgatattcactccagaggagtggACACTAttaaatccttcagagaagaaactctacagagatgtgatgtgggAAACTTTTAGGAACTTTCTCTCAGTAG AAAAATTACAAAAGGACCATTCCAACAAAGAGCAGCAGCATAACCATCAAGGAACTAAACAAAG TAACACAGTGAAAATCACTGACATCAAAGAGAGAAGTCAAAGTGGTGAAAAAACTCAAGGTGAAGAATACAACAGAGTATTTAATTACTCTAGTCAtcttcaaaaacataaaataattcaTATTAGAGAGAAGCTTTATGAATGTAAACATCGGAAAACATTCAGTCAGTACAGTTCTTTTGGAGAACATAAAAGAGTGCACAGGAGAGAAAAACCCTATAGGCAAAGCACTTTTCTTCAGAAACacaaaagaactcacagtggagagaaaccctatgaatgtgaaGAACATAGTAAAACATTTGGTTGCCCCAGTCATCTTCAAAGACATAAAATAACTCAAAGTGGAGAGAAactctatgaatgtaaacaatgtagtaaaacattcaggcattCCAGTAATCTTCAGGTACATGAAAGaacgcacagtggagagaaaccctatgaatgtaaacaatgtagcaaGGCATTCAGTTCTTCCAGTTCTCTTCGGgttcatgaaagaactcacagtggagagaaaccctatgaatgtaaacaatgttgtAAAACATTCAGGCATTCTGGTCATCTTcaggtacatgaaagaactcacagtggagagaaaccctatgaatgtaaacaatgtagtaaaacattcagtcaagctAGTCATCTtagggtacatgaaagaactcacagtggagaaaaaccttatgaatgtatacaatgtagtaaaacattcagttgttccagtcatcttagggtacatgaaagaactcacagtggagagaaaccctatgaatgtaaacaatgtaggaaaacattcagtcagGCCTGTCATCTTAgggtacatgaaagaattcatagtggagagaaaccctatgaatgtaaactatgtaggaaAATGTTCAGTCAGGCCTATCATCTTAgggtacatgaaagaattcacagtggagagaaaccctatgaatgtaaacaatgtaggaaaaTGTTCAGTCAGGCCTATCATCTTAgggtacatgaaagaattcacagtggagagaaaccctatgaatgtaaacaatgtaggtaA